In Planctomycetota bacterium, a genomic segment contains:
- a CDS encoding sugar phosphate isomerase/epimerase, which yields MAERINRRNFLKTTAAVAGGAAGLGLPREPILLGEGAPDSQSQGRTTNRKGKAMKLGFHTDAFNSAYFSFEKCLAWAKANAVRYIECGLIDGVSWIHGLGYQPHVALYEDPLLLARKMEGYGVQFSQVDAAYPLSGKDGPVRGVPYVMKAIAWAHQIGCPNVDTTDGMHKPEGLSDDEAMDLMKYEYEQILEVAEAHRVSVNIEPHGYFTTRPEMMEKMLAFVDSPFLGLNMDTGNTFIAGQDPAAFLKRFLKKVRHVHIKDVSESLAAATRGRQTGIAVSQCALGDGANAANIRQCIEILRDSGYTGFLSMECEGQGGPMIERSLAWLRKTLDELKVPVEP from the coding sequence CTTCCTGAAGACGACTGCCGCCGTCGCCGGCGGCGCAGCCGGCCTGGGGCTCCCCCGCGAGCCGATCCTTCTCGGGGAGGGGGCGCCGGATTCCCAATCCCAGGGACGAACCACGAACCGAAAGGGCAAAGCGATGAAACTCGGATTCCACACCGACGCGTTTAACTCGGCCTACTTCAGTTTCGAAAAGTGCCTGGCGTGGGCGAAGGCCAACGCCGTCCGCTACATCGAGTGCGGCCTGATCGACGGCGTCTCATGGATTCACGGCCTGGGATACCAGCCCCACGTCGCCTTGTACGAAGACCCGCTCCTCTTGGCCCGTAAGATGGAGGGCTACGGCGTGCAGTTCTCCCAGGTCGATGCCGCCTACCCCCTCTCCGGCAAGGACGGACCGGTGCGCGGCGTGCCGTACGTCATGAAGGCCATCGCCTGGGCACACCAGATCGGATGCCCGAACGTCGATACGACCGACGGCATGCACAAGCCCGAGGGACTCTCCGACGACGAGGCCATGGACCTCATGAAATATGAGTATGAGCAAATACTCGAAGTCGCCGAGGCCCACCGGGTCTCCGTCAACATCGAGCCGCACGGTTACTTCACCACGCGGCCGGAGATGATGGAGAAGATGCTCGCCTTCGTCGACTCGCCGTTCCTGGGCCTCAACATGGACACCGGCAACACGTTCATCGCCGGGCAGGACCCGGCGGCGTTCCTGAAGCGGTTCCTGAAGAAAGTCCGGCACGTGCACATCAAGGACGTCTCGGAGTCGCTGGCGGCGGCGACGCGCGGCCGGCAGACGGGCATCGCCGTCAGCCAGTGCGCGCTGGGCGATGGCGCCAACGCCGCCAACATCCGCCAGTGTATCGAGATCCTCCGCGACTCGGGATACACAGGATTCTTGAGCATGGAATGCGAGGGGCAGGGCGGGCCGATGATCGAGCGGTCCCTGGCCTGGCTCCGCAAGACCCTGGACGAACTCAAGGTCCCGGTTGAACCATGA